One region of Candidatus Woesearchaeota archaeon genomic DNA includes:
- a CDS encoding glycine--tRNA ligase → MVLNIDDMAAFCKKKGLIYPSGEIYGGLAGFFDYGPYGSEMKLNIKNSWWKYHVRDRSDIVGIDGSIITNPSVWKASGHVDKFVDYGVVNKKTKEKFKVDAHELKNYENNSDYAIKGKINPMFVTNVGPMVDDSVEVFLRPETAQLIFTNFKLTTENARLKLPFGIAQMGRAFRNEISPRNFIFRCREFEQLEIEYFVHPVDKNCPFFKDFKDFKFNVCSISHQKKDVDLELMTASQAVEKGLMQEWHAYWLAFELNWFKSLGCSMDNFRVRQHAKDELAHYSSDCWDLEYNFPFGWKELEGIADRGDYDLSRHIEFSKTDLSLFDEEQKKKIIPHVVAEPSLGVDRAFLVFLYEAYNDDKKRGNVVLKLHPKIAPIQVAVMPLVKNKELVRNKAAEVFNQVKENFNAFYDESGSIGRRYARMDEIGTPYCVTIDFDTLEDGCVTVRNRDNTEQKRVKIVDLNKELFF, encoded by the coding sequence ATGGTATTAAATATTGATGATATGGCTGCTTTTTGTAAGAAAAAAGGTTTGATTTATCCTAGTGGTGAAATTTATGGTGGATTAGCAGGTTTTTTTGATTATGGCCCTTATGGTTCTGAAATGAAATTAAATATTAAAAATTCTTGGTGGAAGTATCATGTGAGGGATAGGTCTGATATTGTCGGTATTGATGGATCTATTATTACTAATCCTTCTGTTTGGAAGGCTTCTGGTCATGTTGATAAGTTTGTTGATTATGGTGTGGTTAATAAAAAGACTAAGGAAAAATTTAAAGTTGATGCTCACGAATTGAAAAATTATGAGAATAATTCTGATTACGCCATTAAAGGCAAAATAAACCCTATGTTTGTTACTAATGTGGGTCCTATGGTTGACGATTCTGTGGAAGTTTTTCTCAGGCCCGAGACTGCCCAGCTTATTTTTACTAATTTTAAATTAACTACGGAGAATGCTCGTCTTAAATTGCCGTTTGGTATTGCGCAGATGGGAAGAGCTTTTAGAAATGAGATATCTCCGAGGAATTTTATATTTAGGTGCAGGGAGTTTGAGCAATTAGAAATTGAATATTTTGTTCATCCTGTTGATAAAAATTGTCCTTTTTTTAAGGATTTTAAGGATTTTAAATTTAATGTTTGTTCTATTTCTCATCAGAAAAAAGACGTGGATTTAGAACTTATGACTGCTAGTCAAGCTGTTGAGAAAGGTTTGATGCAAGAATGGCATGCTTATTGGCTTGCTTTTGAGCTTAATTGGTTTAAATCTCTTGGTTGTTCTATGGATAATTTTAGAGTCAGACAGCATGCTAAAGATGAATTAGCTCATTATAGTAGTGATTGTTGGGATTTGGAATATAATTTTCCTTTTGGCTGGAAAGAACTTGAAGGCATTGCTGATAGGGGGGATTATGATTTAAGTAGACATATTGAGTTTAGTAAAACGGATCTTTCTTTGTTTGATGAAGAACAAAAAAAGAAAATAATTCCCCATGTGGTTGCTGAGCCAAGTCTCGGAGTCGATAGAGCGTTTCTTGTTTTTTTATATGAAGCATACAACGACGATAAAAAAAGAGGCAATGTTGTTTTGAAATTACATCCTAAAATTGCGCCTATTCAAGTAGCAGTCATGCCTTTAGTAAAAAATAAGGAACTTGTAAGAAACAAAGCAGCGGAGGTTTTTAACCAGGTAAAAGAAAATTTTAACGCTTTTTATGATGAATCTGGAAGCATAGGAAGAAGGTATGCGAGGATGGATGAGATTGGCACTCCTTACTGTGTGACTATTGATTTTGATACTTTAGAAGATGGCTGTGTTACTGTTAGAAATAGGGATAATACTGAGCAAAAGCGTGTTAAGATTGTAGATTTGAATAAAGAATTGTTCTTTTGA
- a CDS encoding Lrp/AsnC family transcriptional regulator produces the protein MTYKLDKKDTKILYELDINARQSNSQIGKKVKLSKEVVQYRIKRLEEKGIILRYSTLIDMFKVGMRKYKLYLRLRGATKEKQEEIAQYFYKHKKTEWVIICSGRWDLIANYWVRDVNEFDEEIQIVINKYSQYIQEKATITTLQISHATREYLKENTNEQKKYIEYKIAEKTKTLDEVDKEILKIIANNARLSVVQIAKIIKTTPRIIRYRIKELEKKKIILGYKVTLDPKKLGKIFFKAIFYVTNITTKKLNEFMNHIHNIKQAIWPQRVLAPWDVELDMETTGYEEFNNIITEIKANFSDIILNTEFVIISKEYKLDFYPGCYKKIK, from the coding sequence ATGACTTATAAATTGGATAAGAAAGACACCAAAATATTATATGAACTTGACATAAACGCAAGACAAAGTAATTCTCAAATAGGAAAAAAAGTCAAATTAAGTAAAGAAGTAGTTCAATACAGAATTAAAAGACTGGAAGAAAAAGGAATCATATTAAGATACTCAACATTAATAGATATGTTCAAAGTGGGAATGAGAAAGTATAAACTCTACTTAAGACTAAGAGGTGCAACAAAAGAGAAACAAGAAGAAATAGCACAATATTTTTACAAACATAAAAAAACAGAATGGGTAATTATATGTTCTGGAAGATGGGATTTAATAGCAAATTATTGGGTCAGAGATGTAAACGAATTCGATGAAGAAATACAAATAGTAATAAATAAATACTCGCAATACATTCAGGAAAAAGCCACAATAACAACCTTGCAAATCTCACACGCAACACGAGAATATCTAAAAGAAAATACAAATGAACAAAAGAAATATATAGAATACAAAATAGCTGAAAAAACAAAAACTCTCGATGAAGTAGATAAAGAAATACTAAAAATAATAGCGAACAATGCGAGATTATCAGTTGTACAAATTGCAAAAATAATAAAAACAACACCAAGAATAATACGCTACAGAATAAAAGAATTAGAAAAGAAAAAAATAATATTAGGATACAAAGTCACATTAGATCCAAAAAAACTAGGAAAAATATTTTTCAAAGCAATATTCTATGTAACAAACATAACGACAAAAAAACTAAACGAATTCATGAATCACATACATAACATAAAACAAGCAATATGGCCCCAAAGAGTTCTTGCGCCTTGGGATGTGGAACTAGACATGGAAACAACAGGTTACGAAGAATTTAACAATATAATAACAGAAATAAAAGCAAACTTTTCAGATATAATCCTAAACACAGAATTCGTAATAATAAGCAAAGAATACAAGCTTGATTTCTATCCTGGTTGTTACAAAAAAATAAAATGA
- a CDS encoding DEAD/DEAH box helicase — protein sequence MNEFKELGVIDPILKSIEELGFNEPSDIQRKSIPFIMEGKDVIAGSATGSGKTLAFASGIIAHCENKKMIQSLILTPTRELAEQVKDSIKNFSKYKKLKICVVYGGVSINPQIESLKRADVVVGTPGRVLDHIERQTIDLSHVKIMVLDEADRMLDMGFIDDVNRIVSHCPKDRQTLLYSATISQDIEQISKRLLRNPVKITVSNQVDPSKLKQVYYDISSKMKFPLLVHLVKKENPGLVMIFCNSRQNVDFVAKNLKNNKINAIAIHGGFSQDKRNKTLEKFHSSEVCAMVCTDVAARGLDIPNVSHVYNYDIPKDPKQYVHRIGRTARAGKEGIAINILAPSDHENFGRVQHEYTLDIHKEERPERMDHVDIIRVVNSDRPFHATRGPQNSGSRGFSGRKSGGQGFGSRLNDGDSSSSGRFRSSPGGSGSRFGGRSGRRPNNRSTYSNRRGSKKN from the coding sequence ATGAATGAATTTAAAGAATTAGGAGTTATAGATCCTATTTTAAAATCTATAGAGGAACTTGGTTTTAATGAGCCTAGTGATATTCAAAGAAAGAGTATTCCTTTTATTATGGAAGGTAAAGATGTCATTGCAGGTAGTGCTACAGGTTCTGGAAAGACTTTGGCTTTTGCTTCTGGAATTATTGCGCATTGTGAAAATAAGAAGATGATTCAAAGTCTTATTTTGACACCTACAAGGGAGTTGGCTGAGCAGGTTAAAGATTCGATAAAAAATTTTTCTAAGTATAAGAAATTGAAAATTTGTGTTGTTTACGGAGGAGTTTCTATAAATCCACAGATTGAAAGTTTGAAGAGAGCTGATGTTGTTGTTGGTACGCCTGGAAGGGTTTTGGATCATATTGAAAGACAAACTATTGATTTATCTCATGTTAAGATAATGGTTTTGGATGAAGCAGATCGTATGCTTGATATGGGGTTTATTGATGATGTTAATAGAATTGTTAGTCATTGTCCTAAGGATAGACAAACTTTGCTTTATAGTGCAACGATCAGTCAGGATATAGAGCAGATTTCTAAGAGGCTTTTAAGAAATCCTGTTAAGATTACTGTTAGTAATCAGGTCGATCCTTCTAAATTAAAGCAAGTTTATTATGATATTAGTTCAAAGATGAAGTTTCCTTTATTAGTTCATTTGGTGAAAAAAGAGAATCCTGGTCTTGTCATGATTTTTTGTAATTCTAGGCAGAATGTTGATTTTGTTGCGAAGAATTTGAAAAATAATAAGATTAATGCTATTGCTATTCATGGTGGTTTTTCGCAAGATAAGAGGAACAAAACTTTAGAGAAATTTCATTCAAGTGAGGTTTGTGCAATGGTTTGTACAGATGTTGCGGCTCGTGGTTTGGATATTCCTAATGTGTCTCATGTATATAATTATGATATTCCTAAGGATCCAAAGCAGTACGTTCATAGAATTGGTAGGACTGCAAGGGCGGGGAAGGAAGGAATAGCTATTAATATTTTGGCTCCGTCTGATCATGAAAATTTTGGCAGGGTACAACATGAATATACTTTGGATATTCATAAAGAAGAAAGACCTGAGAGAATGGATCATGTTGATATTATAAGAGTTGTTAATTCTGATAGGCCTTTTCATGCAACACGTGGTCCTCAGAATAGTGGTTCAAGAGGCTTTAGTGGTAGAAAATCTGGTGGTCAAGGGTTTGGTTCTAGATTAAATGATGGAGATTCTTCGTCTAGTGGAAGATTTAGGAGTTCGCCTGGAGGATCAGGCAGTAGATTTGGCGGCAGATCTGGTCGTAGACCTAATAATAGAAGCACTTATTCTAATAGACGCGGTTCTAAAAAGAATTAG
- a CDS encoding KH domain-containing protein — MEFNYALKIPKERIAVLIGSNGETKKELEEYTKTTLEIDSKEGDVLIKGSDSINMYALKEVIKAIGRGFNPEIARLLLKQDYVLEILPLLDYIRSKDHLPRVKGRLIGAAGKARETIESLTETFIVVYGKTISIIGESTGVMTAKKAIESLIAGSPHANVYKWLEKNRKKMKEKQIKDW; from the coding sequence ATGGAATTTAACTACGCTCTAAAAATACCCAAAGAAAGAATCGCAGTACTTATAGGTTCAAATGGTGAAACAAAAAAAGAACTAGAAGAATACACAAAAACAACATTAGAAATAGACAGTAAAGAGGGCGACGTACTAATAAAAGGTAGCGATTCAATAAACATGTACGCACTAAAAGAAGTAATAAAAGCAATAGGAAGAGGATTCAACCCTGAAATAGCAAGATTACTATTAAAACAAGACTACGTACTAGAAATACTGCCACTACTAGACTATATACGAAGCAAAGATCACTTACCAAGAGTCAAAGGCAGATTAATAGGCGCGGCAGGAAAAGCCAGAGAAACAATAGAATCTCTGACCGAAACATTTATTGTAGTATATGGCAAAACCATAAGCATAATAGGTGAAAGTACAGGTGTGATGACTGCCAAAAAAGCAATAGAATCATTAATTGCAGGAAGCCCGCATGCAAATGTTTACAAGTGGCTTGAAAAAAACAGAAAAAAGATGAAAGAAAAACAGATTAAAGATTGGTAA
- a CDS encoding serine protein kinase RIO: protein MVRKSRKGREEWKIYKNVFDQFTERLIFNLSTQGYFKELIQPIALGKEANIFLATTNQNEHVIVKIYRLENCNFNKMYSYINQDPRFTGLENQKRKIIFNWVQREYRNLMLAREKIKVPKPIHFKENIIIMELIGDEEPSPQLKNKEPENPKEFLKKILKNMEMLLEAGLVHGDLSDFNILNYNEEPIFIDFSQATPIKTQNAKELLERDLNNVLNAFKRTLKINIEKTKEKILKKYDDLTTDTQNQT, encoded by the coding sequence ATGGTTAGAAAATCCAGAAAAGGAAGAGAAGAATGGAAAATATACAAAAACGTATTCGATCAATTTACAGAGCGCCTCATATTCAACCTGTCAACACAAGGATACTTCAAAGAACTAATACAACCAATAGCTTTAGGAAAAGAAGCAAATATATTCTTAGCAACCACGAATCAAAACGAACATGTAATAGTAAAAATATACAGATTAGAAAATTGCAATTTCAACAAAATGTACTCCTATATAAACCAAGACCCGCGATTTACAGGGCTTGAAAATCAAAAAAGAAAAATAATATTTAATTGGGTACAAAGAGAATACAGAAATTTAATGCTTGCAAGAGAAAAAATAAAAGTGCCAAAACCGATACACTTCAAAGAAAACATAATAATAATGGAACTAATAGGAGACGAGGAACCATCCCCACAATTAAAAAATAAAGAACCTGAAAACCCAAAAGAATTCTTAAAAAAAATACTTAAAAACATGGAAATGTTGCTAGAAGCAGGACTAGTACATGGAGACTTATCTGATTTCAACATACTAAACTACAACGAAGAACCTATATTTATAGACTTCAGCCAAGCTACACCCATAAAAACACAAAACGCAAAAGAATTACTCGAAAGAGACCTAAACAACGTTTTAAACGCATTTAAACGCACGCTAAAAATAAACATAGAAAAAACAAAAGAAAAAATACTGAAAAAATATGATGATTTAACAACAGACACACAAAATCAAACCTGA
- a CDS encoding PHP domain-containing protein: protein MVVKRSFPDIDSLIRRGFVCVDMHVHTHHSLDCSTKVEDIKKLCSKKGFFVAITDHNSINGVLEAKKINMAFVPGIEVTSLEGAHVLFYFSRISDLKKFFDNEIKHCLINPMRTSISNFRLFEISKKYDCIVSAAHPFGSGNCGLYKLKKHFDPVFVEGINASISAEKNSGALNLSDKKFTAGSDAHIIDYVGRSLTCIKSDSLKDFLFNLQNDDFLIIGVEIGFLLKLKVNFFKELSLWKSMKTKDLIKNRLKQVGLMIK from the coding sequence ATGGTTGTTAAAAGGAGTTTTCCTGATATTGACTCTCTTATAAGGAGGGGTTTTGTTTGTGTTGATATGCATGTTCATACGCATCATTCGCTTGATTGTTCTACTAAAGTTGAAGATATCAAAAAACTTTGTAGTAAAAAAGGTTTTTTTGTTGCTATAACAGACCATAACTCTATCAATGGAGTCTTGGAAGCTAAAAAAATTAATATGGCTTTTGTTCCTGGTATTGAAGTGACTTCTCTTGAAGGTGCGCATGTACTTTTTTATTTTAGTAGAATTTCAGATTTAAAGAAATTTTTTGATAATGAAATTAAGCATTGTTTGATTAATCCTATGAGGACTAGCATCTCTAATTTCCGTCTGTTTGAGATCTCAAAGAAGTATGATTGTATTGTTAGCGCAGCTCATCCTTTCGGTTCTGGTAATTGCGGATTGTATAAACTAAAAAAACATTTTGATCCTGTTTTTGTTGAAGGAATTAATGCTTCTATTTCTGCTGAAAAGAATTCTGGGGCCTTGAATTTATCTGATAAAAAATTTACTGCGGGTTCAGATGCACATATTATTGACTATGTCGGTCGTTCTTTGACTTGTATTAAAAGTGATTCTTTGAAGGATTTTTTGTTTAATTTACAAAATGATGATTTTTTGATTATAGGTGTCGAGATTGGTTTTCTTTTGAAGCTTAAAGTTAATTTTTTTAAAGAATTATCTTTATGGAAAAGTATGAAAACCAAAGATTTAATAAAAAATCGCTTAAAACAAGTTGGATTGATGATAAAATGA
- a CDS encoding CDP-archaeol synthase: MEEAVKVAYLLIPAYFANMSPVFFKNVNFLNFPVDLGKKLNGKPIFGKNKSVRGIFFASIVGIVVAFIQYLLNFESLHLVDYSYFYIIGFLLGFGALLGDLVESFFKRRLNLKPGSPFIPFDQIDYLLGGAVLISIFYSVPFFPLIVVLVFAIPIHIVVNFISYKLKLRDTAI; this comes from the coding sequence ATGGAAGAAGCTGTTAAAGTTGCTTATTTGTTGATTCCTGCTTATTTTGCTAATATGTCTCCTGTTTTTTTTAAAAATGTTAATTTTTTGAATTTTCCCGTTGACTTAGGAAAAAAACTCAATGGTAAACCTATTTTTGGAAAAAATAAAAGTGTTAGAGGTATTTTTTTTGCGAGTATTGTTGGTATTGTTGTTGCTTTCATACAGTATTTGTTGAATTTTGAAAGTTTGCACTTGGTAGATTATAGTTATTTCTACATAATCGGGTTTCTTCTTGGATTTGGAGCATTATTAGGCGATTTAGTTGAGAGTTTTTTTAAGAGAAGGTTGAATTTAAAACCTGGCAGTCCATTTATACCTTTTGATCAGATAGATTATTTGTTAGGGGGCGCTGTTTTAATAAGTATTTTTTATTCTGTTCCCTTCTTTCCTCTTATTGTTGTTTTGGTTTTTGCAATACCCATTCATATCGTGGTTAACTTTATTTCTTATAAATTAAAGTTAAGAGATACAGCGATTTAA
- a CDS encoding glycosyltransferase family 2 protein, whose amino-acid sequence MLSGKKIAVIIVNYNGKKYLKECLDSLRIQTYKYYGIILVDNGSVDGSVNFIKKYYPEVILMLNKKNEGFSKANNVALKYCLNNGFDYFVLLNQDTVVQSNFLSEGINMLNNYADICCPKILYYDSKKIWYAGSPVFDNFSDFLKKNILSVIVDKNVGKDDGPEFNEKKEVGFASGCAFFLRKDILENIGFLDENFFFNWETRDYSKRARDKGYRVMYFPETVVLHNTKPIKDSKEVIKKFFFSKTGYWMVSGLLKYMKKHFGLSRTVLYVLKAPIEIPLTLFVYLKKIKKR is encoded by the coding sequence ATGTTATCTGGTAAAAAAATTGCGGTAATTATTGTTAATTATAATGGAAAGAAATACTTAAAAGAGTGTTTAGACTCGTTGCGAATTCAAACTTATAAGTATTATGGTATTATTTTAGTGGATAATGGCAGTGTTGATGGGAGTGTAAATTTTATAAAAAAATATTATCCTGAAGTAATCCTCATGCTTAATAAAAAAAATGAAGGATTTTCTAAAGCTAATAATGTTGCTTTAAAATATTGTTTAAATAACGGGTTTGATTATTTTGTTTTGTTAAATCAAGATACTGTCGTTCAATCAAATTTTCTTTCTGAGGGAATAAATATGTTAAATAACTATGCAGATATTTGTTGTCCTAAGATTCTATATTATGATAGCAAAAAGATATGGTATGCAGGTTCTCCTGTTTTTGATAATTTCTCTGATTTTTTAAAAAAAAATATATTGTCTGTTATAGTAGATAAAAATGTCGGAAAAGATGACGGTCCTGAATTTAATGAAAAAAAAGAGGTGGGGTTTGCTTCGGGTTGCGCTTTTTTTTTAAGAAAAGATATTTTAGAGAATATTGGATTTTTAGATGAAAACTTTTTTTTTAATTGGGAAACCAGGGATTATAGCAAACGAGCGAGAGATAAAGGTTACAGAGTTATGTATTTTCCAGAAACTGTCGTTTTACATAACACTAAGCCTATTAAAGATTCTAAAGAAGTTATTAAAAAATTCTTTTTTTCAAAAACTGGTTATTGGATGGTATCCGGGTTACTTAAATATATGAAAAAACATTTCGGGTTGTCTAGAACCGTGTTATACGTTCTTAAGGCGCCTATTGAAATTCCTTTGACTTTATTTGTATATTTAAAAAAAATTAAGAAAAGATAA
- a CDS encoding CDP-alcohol phosphatidyltransferase family protein — MKLSAADYMTLSRIPLAIVFFFFLDNVWVAFGLLLLIILTDVLDGFIARKMNAVSKLGGSLDPLADKFFIVGTFLVYAILGQISPLVFFLLIVRDIYSVSEMIFIHFTNAKVAHKAGVFGKITTTLQFVLIGVLILNLNFVFPLVLLILISSLLTIYDYLKKRWFS, encoded by the coding sequence ATGAAGTTAAGTGCCGCAGATTACATGACATTATCAAGGATTCCTCTAGCTATTGTTTTCTTCTTTTTTTTAGATAATGTTTGGGTTGCTTTTGGTTTGTTATTGCTTATTATTTTAACGGATGTTCTTGATGGATTTATTGCAAGAAAGATGAATGCTGTAAGTAAATTAGGTGGTTCTTTGGATCCTTTGGCTGATAAATTTTTTATTGTCGGCACATTTTTGGTTTATGCCATTCTTGGGCAAATAAGTCCTTTGGTGTTTTTTCTTTTGATTGTAAGAGATATCTATAGTGTGTCTGAAATGATTTTTATTCATTTTACGAATGCTAAGGTTGCACATAAAGCAGGTGTTTTTGGTAAAATCACAACCACTTTACAATTTGTACTTATAGGTGTTTTAATTCTTAATTTGAATTTTGTTTTTCCTTTAGTTTTGCTCATTTTAATTTCTTCTCTTTTAACAATTTATGATTATTTGAAGAAGAGGTGGTTTTCTTGA